The Dysgonomonadaceae bacterium PH5-43 sequence TATGTGCAAATGTTTGCACCACTTTTAGGCTACACTGGCAATTTCGGCAATATGGGAGTTTTAGGCGTTTGCGACTGGAATGCTTATGGTATGTTTTACTATTTCTCAGGCTTTTTAGGATACGTAGTTTTAGCCTACTACTTAGTCAGATTTCCTTTACAATGGAGTTGGGGTAAAACATTAGCCGTTGCTCTACCTATGCTTGTGATAGGATACGCTATTACTGCCGGAGGATTTATTCTTACTCAGAAAAACTTCCCTGGAAGCTATGCTCACTTAGAAATTATTTGGTATTTTTCAGGCATAAACGTTTTCTTAATGACTTTATCTATGTTTATGATTATGCAGAAAATCAATATTACCCCTAATGCATTATTAAAGAAAACAGCATCACTTACCTTTGGTATATATTTATGTCACTTCATAATAATACAGATAGGATACGATTTTATATACCCTAACATAGCCGCCCCTGCGTTTGTGAAAATATTGCTTATTGCAGTATTTACATTCTTAGTGTCGCTACTTATCACTTGGTTGTTAAGCTTGAATAAAATAACTAAAAAGGTTGTTTTATAATTCATTTAACACCAATTTTATTACGTATATCATAAGCCAAGCACAACTGCAAACGAATGTTAACAAGCACTTGACAAAGGTGTTTTTGTTTAGTATCTTTGCATAAGCTAAAAGCAAAAAAACGCTAAGAGACAACTCTTAGCGTTTTTTTGTACTGTATTGCAAGAAAATCTCGGTGTTTTCAGAGCGAAAACTCACTGAATTTAAAGGTAAAAGACACTGAGATATTTCTGAAACGTACTGTGTTTTTGCTAAAAGTCTTTATTGGATTATAAAAACTCAGTTGCCACCAAAACACACACAGTTAAAGATTCCAAAATAAGGTTAAAGTCGGAAGCTAAAAAGCCTTACTACACTTCTATTTATTCGCAATTATTTATCATTAATCTTGTTTACTGTTTCAAAATACTTTAACTTTGTTCGCTTAAAAAGCAAAAAATAAATACAAGTGGCAGAAACAAAGTATATTTTCGTTACAGGCGGCGTTGTATCTTCCTTAGGAAAAGGAATCGTAGCCGCATCTTTAGGTAAATTATTACAAGCAAGAGGTTACAGAGTAACCATTCAGAAGTTCGACCCCTATATCAACATTGATCCGGGAACTCTTAACCCTTACGAACACGGAGAGTGTTATGTTACCGAAGACGGACACGAAGCCGACTTAGACTTAGGACACTACGAACGCTTCCTTAATATCCCCACATCTAAGGCGAACAACATCACTACCGGTCGCATTTATCAAAATGTTATAAACAAAGAACGCAAAGGCGAATTTCTTGGACGAACAGTTCAAGTAGTACCTCACATTACCGACGAGATTAAACGTAATATTATGCTACTCGGCAAAACAGGCAAATTCGACTTCGTTATTACCGAAATAGGAGGAACTGTGGGCGACATAGAATCTCTGCCTTACATAGAAAGTGTTAGACAATTAAAATGGGAATTAGGCTCGAAAAACTGTTCGTGCGTACACCTAACTTATGTTCCTTACATAGCAGCAGCTAAGGAAGTAAAAACTAAACCGACTCAACACTCGGTAAAGAAACTTCAAGAACAAGGTATTCAACCTAATATTTTGGTACTTCGTACAGAAGAACAACTATCTAAAGGTATATGTAGAAAGGTAGCTCTTTTCTGTAATGTAGACGAAGATGCTGTATTCCAATCTTATGATGTACCAAGCATATACGAAGTTCCCGTGTCATTGGCTGAACAAGGTATGGATAAGATAGTTCTTCAACAATTAGGAATGCCAACCGATAGTAAGTTAGACTTAACGCTTTGGAGAAGTTTCCTTAACAATATGAACACTGCCGAAGAGGTAGTTAAAATAGGTATAGTAGGAAAGTATGTAGAACTTCCTGATGCCTACAAATCTATAAACGAATCATTACTACAAGCTTCTATATATCACAAACATAAGTTAGACTTACGCTTTATAAGCTCAGAGAAACTAACAGATGATAATGTGGCTAAATCTCTTGAAGAATTAGACGGTATATTAATTGCTCCAGGTTTCGGACAAAGAGGAATAGAAGGTAAACTTGTTGCTCTTAAGTATGCTCGCGAAAACAATAAGCCTACATTTGGTATCTGCTTAGGTATGCAATGTATGGTGGTTGAGTTTGCTCGTAACGTATTAGGCTTACAGGGCGCAAACTCTACCGAGATGAACGAAAATACACCTTACAAAGTAATAGACATTATGGAAGAACAGAAAAATCTTACAGAAATGGGAGGTTCTATGCGCTTAGGCTCTTACGATTGTAAATTAGTAAAAGGCTCGAAAGTTTACGAAGCTTATAAAAGCGACACAATAAGAGAGCGTCATCGTCATCGCTACGAATTTAACAACGAATACAAAAGCCAATTCGAAAACAAAGGAATGAAGTGTACTGGTGTTAATCCCGATACAGGATTAGAAGAAGTTGTAGAAATCCCAAGCCTTAAATGGTTTGTTGGAACTCAATTCCACCCAGAATACAACAGCACGGTTGTGAAACCAAACCCTTTATTTATGAGTTTTATTGAAGCAGCTATTAAAAAATAAAAGATGGATAGAAATACGATTATAGGTTTAATACTAATGGTAGCCGTATTTATTGGCTTTTCGTACTTAAACCGCCCTACACCCGAACAACTTGAAGCACAACAAAGATATAGAGACTCTATTGCTTTAGTACAAAATCAAGAGATTGCAAAGTTAAACGAAGCTCTTAATGCCGAACCTAAAGATATTGCTTTAGAGCAAAGTGAAACTCCCGACTCGGTAAAGCAAGCTAAGCTTTTCGACACTTATGGTAGCTTTGGAATTTCTAAAGAAGGAGAAGAACAATTCGTCACTTTAGAAAACGAATTAATGACGCTAAACCTTTCAACTAAGGGAGGACGCATTAGCTCTGTGAACCTAAAAAACTATACCGATTATA is a genomic window containing:
- a CDS encoding hypothetical protein (product_source=COG2991; cath_funfam=1.10.287.70; cog=COG2991; pfam=PF01757; transmembrane_helix_parts=Inside_1_18,TMhelix_19_41,Outside_42_55,TMhelix_56_78,Inside_79_90,TMhelix_91_110,Outside_111_124,TMhelix_125_144,Inside_145_163,TMhelix_164_186,Outside_187_190,TMhelix_191_213,Inside_214_222); this encodes MPIISSWMQQAEKKDIKWFLIFWIISMCLPYVQMFAPLLGYTGNFGNMGVLGVCDWNAYGMFYYFSGFLGYVVLAYYLVRFPLQWSWGKTLAVALPMLVIGYAITAGGFILTQKNFPGSYAHLEIIWYFSGINVFLMTLSMFMIMQKINITPNALLKKTASLTFGIYLCHFIIIQIGYDFIYPNIAAPAFVKILLIAVFTFLVSLLITWLLSLNKITKKVVL
- a CDS encoding CTP synthase (product_source=KO:K01937; cath_funfam=3.40.50.300,3.40.50.880; cog=COG0504; ko=KO:K01937; pfam=PF00117,PF06418; superfamily=52317,52540; tigrfam=TIGR00337) — its product is MAETKYIFVTGGVVSSLGKGIVAASLGKLLQARGYRVTIQKFDPYINIDPGTLNPYEHGECYVTEDGHEADLDLGHYERFLNIPTSKANNITTGRIYQNVINKERKGEFLGRTVQVVPHITDEIKRNIMLLGKTGKFDFVITEIGGTVGDIESLPYIESVRQLKWELGSKNCSCVHLTYVPYIAAAKEVKTKPTQHSVKKLQEQGIQPNILVLRTEEQLSKGICRKVALFCNVDEDAVFQSYDVPSIYEVPVSLAEQGMDKIVLQQLGMPTDSKLDLTLWRSFLNNMNTAEEVVKIGIVGKYVELPDAYKSINESLLQASIYHKHKLDLRFISSEKLTDDNVAKSLEELDGILIAPGFGQRGIEGKLVALKYARENNKPTFGICLGMQCMVVEFARNVLGLQGANSTEMNENTPYKVIDIMEEQKNLTEMGGSMRLGSYDCKLVKGSKVYEAYKSDTIRERHRHRYEFNNEYKSQFENKGMKCTGVNPDTGLEEVVEIPSLKWFVGTQFHPEYNSTVVKPNPLFMSFIEAAIKK